From Chryseobacterium gallinarum, one genomic window encodes:
- a CDS encoding cysteine methyltransferase, which produces MITPNPNLQVLQNKINLPKKELLLEIELNGKMKFEHLMHMIYNQLGICHRVLSANVEYVNGYSFGSVQLYINVNSEDYQQLEFYLNKNKLLSTTVEYVCRKYS; this is translated from the coding sequence ATGATTACACCTAATCCTAATCTGCAGGTTTTACAAAATAAAATAAACCTGCCTAAAAAAGAATTGTTATTGGAAATAGAGTTGAATGGCAAAATGAAATTTGAACATTTAATGCATATGATCTATAACCAATTAGGAATCTGCCATAGAGTGTTATCAGCAAATGTGGAATATGTGAACGGATACAGTTTTGGTTCGGTGCAGTTATACATCAATGTCAATTCAGAAGATTATCAGCAACTTGAATTCTACCTGAATAAAAATAAACTTTTGAGTACAACGGTGGAATATGTCTGCCGGAAATATTCTTGA
- a CDS encoding YiiX/YebB-like N1pC/P60 family cysteine hydrolase, giving the protein MIFLLAHCSSYQKLSLQNGDLLFVTAKGTGLSGAINNVTQRQETISFDHIGILEKEGNELFVLHAAPKGGSQKQQIKEFLNDQKEEGQKVIVYRLKPEFQKSIPQAIQKAHQMLGKPYNFNYILDENSFYCSDFVERAFREDHIFKLEPMTFIDPKTGTINAFWEDFYKKKNLKVPEGEPGCNPNGLAGSEKLERIREL; this is encoded by the coding sequence TTGATTTTTCTGTTGGCTCATTGTAGCTCATACCAGAAATTATCCCTTCAGAACGGAGATTTACTTTTTGTAACAGCAAAAGGAACCGGACTTTCCGGAGCTATTAATAATGTTACCCAAAGACAGGAAACAATATCTTTTGATCATATCGGCATTCTTGAAAAAGAGGGCAATGAACTGTTTGTATTGCATGCAGCTCCAAAAGGAGGTTCTCAAAAACAACAGATAAAAGAATTTCTTAATGATCAGAAAGAAGAAGGACAGAAAGTGATAGTATACCGTCTGAAGCCTGAATTTCAGAAATCAATTCCACAGGCGATTCAAAAAGCGCATCAAATGCTTGGGAAACCATATAACTTTAATTATATACTGGATGAAAACTCGTTCTATTGTTCAGACTTTGTAGAAAGGGCTTTCCGGGAAGATCATATTTTCAAATTGGAACCCATGACTTTTATTGATCCTAAAACAGGAACTATCAATGCATTCTGGGAAGATTTTTATAAAAAGAAAAACCTGAAGGTTCCTGAAGGAGAACCGGGCTGTAATCCTAATGGCCTGGCTGGTTCAGAAAAGTTGGAAAGAATAAGGGAACTGTAA
- a CDS encoding efflux RND transporter permease subunit: MKQLLTLSIQKRWLMLALFLLLGFFGYYSWTRLSVEAYPDIADVTSQVVTQVPGLAAEEVEQQITIPLERSLNGLPGMHVMRSKSTFGLSIITMVFDDGVDDYWARQRIQERLSDVTLPYDAQPGLDPLTSPIGEVYRYIIESNNYSLRELTDLQKFVIIPRIKQVSGIADVTNFGGITTQFQVELDPHKLEQYGLALSEVTETISRNNVSAGGSMLPHGNLAYVIRGIGLVKDLNDLGKIVVKTENGVPVFLNDIGTLKYGNLERKGILGYTDRERNYSESIEGIVLLLRGQNPSQVLEGIHQAVDELNNEILPAGVKIHPFLDRTDLVKTTLSTVSHTLTEGIVLVIIVLIVFLGSWRGALLVAITIPLSLLFAFILMYFTDIPANLLSLGAIDFGIIVDGAIVMLETILKKREENPEEILEEKSITQRVIEVAKPIFFSTIIIMTAYLPLFAFERVEKKLFTPMAFTVGYALLGALAVALLLIPGLAYVIYRKPRKLYHNKWLEKTGNAYGKRIEKILQAPKKVMLPIGIVLLSAGVLSYTVGKDFLPELDEGSIWLQVQLPPGISLAQSKEMSDTLRARTLKHKEITYMMIQAGRNDDGTDPWTASHFEVSIGIKPYSEWPSGKTKADLIRELAEDYKEMPGFTVGFSQPMIDGVMDKISGAHSELVVKVYGEDFKETRRIAENVLSILNKIPGSADLAIDQEPPLPQLQIIADRDKIAQYGLNVADVADLIEVALGGKAISQIFIGNKVYDISCRYTENSRNTPDKIGNLMLTSASGAKIPLSQVAEVKLSTGESTITREMNKRHLTVKLNLRGTDLSSFLKKAQDTIEKYIQYDHEKYHIKWGGQFENQSRAYSRLAFIVPLALAVMFLLLYGAFGDFRQALVLISIVPLALFGGMLALNIRGMSLNVSSAVGFIALFGVAIQNGVIMISHINDLRKKGYALRPAVTQGAKDRFRPVLMTATVAVIGLFPASLATGIGSDVQRPLATVIVYGLMFSTVLTLFILPAIYFMAERRNENQNLVSNED, from the coding sequence ATGAAGCAATTACTTACACTCTCTATACAGAAGAGATGGCTGATGCTGGCCCTCTTCCTTCTACTGGGCTTTTTCGGGTATTACTCATGGACCAGATTATCCGTTGAAGCCTATCCCGATATTGCAGACGTTACCTCACAGGTTGTCACACAGGTACCCGGACTTGCTGCTGAAGAGGTAGAGCAACAAATCACCATTCCACTGGAACGTTCCCTAAACGGCCTTCCGGGTATGCATGTCATGCGAAGTAAAAGTACATTCGGGCTTTCCATTATTACTATGGTTTTTGATGACGGTGTCGACGATTACTGGGCCAGGCAACGTATTCAGGAAAGGTTGTCAGATGTTACCCTGCCTTATGATGCACAGCCCGGACTTGATCCCCTTACCTCTCCCATCGGCGAAGTCTACCGCTATATCATTGAAAGTAATAATTATAGCCTCCGGGAACTGACAGATTTACAGAAGTTTGTCATTATTCCGCGTATCAAACAGGTCTCAGGAATTGCAGATGTTACCAATTTCGGAGGAATTACCACCCAGTTCCAGGTAGAATTAGATCCTCATAAACTTGAACAATACGGTTTGGCCCTGTCTGAAGTTACGGAAACTATTTCCAGAAATAATGTAAGTGCCGGGGGAAGCATGCTACCCCATGGAAATTTAGCATATGTTATCCGCGGAATAGGCCTTGTGAAGGATTTAAATGATCTTGGAAAGATTGTTGTAAAAACCGAAAATGGAGTTCCGGTTTTCCTGAATGATATAGGAACATTAAAGTATGGGAACCTGGAAAGAAAAGGAATTTTGGGATATACCGACAGGGAACGTAATTACTCTGAAAGTATTGAAGGCATCGTACTTTTATTAAGAGGGCAAAATCCGTCACAGGTTCTTGAAGGAATTCACCAGGCGGTAGATGAATTAAACAATGAAATTCTTCCGGCCGGTGTAAAGATCCATCCTTTCCTGGACAGAACCGACCTTGTAAAGACCACTCTCAGCACGGTCTCCCATACCCTGACTGAAGGCATTGTACTGGTCATTATTGTGCTGATTGTCTTCCTTGGAAGCTGGAGAGGAGCATTATTGGTGGCCATCACAATCCCCCTTTCTTTATTGTTTGCATTTATCTTGATGTATTTTACCGATATTCCGGCCAACCTTCTTTCCCTTGGAGCTATAGACTTTGGGATTATCGTAGACGGAGCTATTGTGATGCTGGAAACCATCTTAAAAAAGAGGGAAGAAAACCCGGAAGAAATACTGGAAGAAAAAAGTATTACCCAAAGAGTGATTGAAGTAGCCAAACCGATCTTCTTTTCCACGATTATTATTATGACTGCTTATTTGCCGTTGTTTGCCTTTGAAAGGGTAGAGAAAAAACTTTTTACCCCAATGGCTTTTACAGTAGGCTATGCTTTATTAGGAGCTCTTGCCGTGGCATTACTGCTCATTCCCGGATTGGCTTATGTGATTTATCGGAAACCCAGAAAGCTATACCACAACAAATGGCTGGAAAAAACAGGGAATGCTTATGGAAAGAGAATCGAAAAAATACTCCAGGCTCCTAAGAAAGTAATGTTACCCATAGGTATTGTGTTGCTATCTGCAGGAGTTCTGTCCTACACGGTAGGAAAAGACTTTCTTCCGGAACTGGATGAAGGCTCCATATGGCTACAGGTACAGTTACCTCCCGGCATTTCTTTAGCCCAATCAAAGGAAATGAGTGACACTCTGCGTGCCAGGACATTGAAACATAAAGAAATTACCTATATGATGATACAGGCCGGGCGGAATGATGACGGTACCGATCCGTGGACAGCCTCCCATTTCGAAGTTTCTATCGGGATAAAACCTTACAGCGAGTGGCCTTCCGGAAAAACAAAAGCGGATTTGATCAGAGAACTGGCTGAAGATTATAAAGAAATGCCCGGATTTACCGTGGGATTCTCTCAGCCGATGATTGACGGGGTTATGGACAAAATCTCCGGGGCACATAGTGAATTGGTAGTAAAAGTATATGGAGAAGATTTCAAAGAAACCCGGAGAATTGCAGAAAATGTATTATCCATATTGAACAAAATTCCCGGATCAGCCGATCTTGCCATTGACCAGGAGCCTCCTTTGCCTCAGTTGCAGATTATTGCAGACAGGGATAAAATTGCCCAATACGGCCTGAATGTAGCGGATGTGGCAGACCTCATCGAGGTAGCATTGGGTGGAAAAGCCATTTCCCAGATTTTTATCGGAAATAAGGTTTATGATATTTCCTGCCGATATACTGAAAATAGCCGCAACACTCCTGATAAAATCGGGAACCTGATGCTGACTTCAGCTTCCGGAGCTAAAATTCCATTATCACAAGTAGCCGAAGTAAAATTAAGCACCGGGGAAAGTACCATCACAAGAGAAATGAATAAGCGTCACCTTACTGTAAAGCTCAACCTAAGAGGCACGGATCTTTCCTCTTTTCTGAAAAAAGCTCAGGATACAATTGAAAAATATATTCAGTATGACCACGAAAAATACCACATCAAATGGGGAGGTCAATTCGAAAACCAGAGCAGGGCATACTCCAGGCTGGCATTTATCGTTCCATTGGCATTAGCTGTTATGTTTCTGTTATTGTATGGGGCATTTGGTGATTTCAGGCAGGCATTGGTACTGATCTCTATTGTCCCGTTGGCCTTATTTGGAGGTATGCTGGCACTCAATATACGGGGCATGTCTCTGAATGTATCTTCAGCTGTAGGCTTTATTGCGTTATTTGGAGTTGCCATTCAGAACGGGGTGATTATGATTTCTCACATCAATGATCTGCGCAAAAAAGGATATGCTCTCAGACCTGCCGTAACCCAGGGGGCAAAAGATCGTTTCCGGCCCGTATTGATGACCGCAACGGTTGCTGTCATCGGATTGTTTCCGGCATCGCTGGCAACAGGTATCGGTTCTGATGTACAACGGCCGCTGGCAACGGTAATTGTTTATGGACTGATGTTCTCTACTGTTTTAACATTATTCATTTTGCCTGCTATTTATTTTATGGCTGAGCGTCGCAATGAAAATCAAAACCTGGTATCCAATGAAGATTAG
- a CDS encoding MgtC/SapB family protein → MNTFEFTLRLLTAFCLGAGIGFERQWRKKNAGLRTNTLVCIGSAAFVLVALKIGGDAAGRITSYIVSGIGFLGGGVIMKDGLTVRGLNTAATLWCSASIGALCALGYPKEAVITVFFIVSTNIFLRPSLSSQKKARTKKLVIAKKKSKTKNQQQHSTLLRS, encoded by the coding sequence ATGAATACATTTGAATTTACACTTCGCTTATTAACTGCATTCTGTTTAGGTGCCGGAATAGGTTTCGAGAGACAGTGGCGTAAAAAAAATGCAGGTTTACGTACCAATACCCTGGTTTGTATAGGTTCCGCAGCATTTGTACTGGTTGCCCTTAAGATTGGCGGTGATGCTGCCGGAAGAATCACCTCTTATATCGTCAGTGGAATAGGTTTCCTCGGCGGCGGTGTGATCATGAAAGATGGCCTTACGGTACGCGGATTAAATACGGCTGCTACTTTATGGTGTTCTGCTTCAATAGGAGCATTATGTGCCCTGGGCTACCCCAAAGAAGCTGTCATCACCGTTTTCTTTATTGTTTCCACAAATATATTTTTAAGGCCTTCTTTATCCTCTCAAAAAAAGGCACGGACTAAAAAGCTGGTCATCGCAAAGAAAAAAAGCAAAACAAAAAATCAGCAACAGCACTCAACTTTATTAAGATCATGA
- a CDS encoding efflux RND transporter periplasmic adaptor subunit, giving the protein MKKIFLSIIILFTASCKDEVSRKNNTQEIILKHGHVIVPESNPVFKKIKTAVVTSQEHSDGILSAGTIQAIPNHYAEIASPFSGRITKSFIQLGQNVSAGSPLFEILSSDYFSVQKDYTDALNEVQLAEKNYKRQQDLVRHGVGIQKELDEAETDFKNKKTALSNASAALKVYNSKGGGLGKPLIVRAPINGEIISNTIVNGQYLKSDADPVIIIAELSRVWISGDVKEKDIRFVNTGDHVSVKVSAYPDTNITGKVYHINEMVDENTRSIKVLIECDNPGRKLKPGMYATVNFSTAPEKTIMIPVTALMQSDGSQYVWVKTGKNQFTKRMVATGETDQKTTRIISGLKTGEIIITEGGIYLPDAR; this is encoded by the coding sequence ATGAAAAAAATATTCTTAAGCATTATCATTCTTTTTACAGCTTCCTGTAAGGATGAAGTATCCCGGAAAAATAACACACAGGAAATTATCCTTAAACACGGACATGTTATTGTACCGGAAAGCAACCCTGTTTTCAAAAAGATTAAAACGGCAGTCGTTACCAGCCAAGAGCATAGTGATGGTATCCTGTCTGCAGGGACCATTCAGGCTATTCCCAATCATTATGCTGAAATCGCCAGTCCTTTTTCAGGAAGAATTACAAAATCGTTTATTCAGCTGGGACAGAATGTTTCCGCAGGCAGCCCTCTTTTTGAAATTCTTTCTTCAGACTATTTCTCAGTCCAGAAAGATTATACGGATGCTTTAAACGAGGTACAGCTTGCAGAAAAAAATTACAAAAGACAACAGGATCTTGTAAGACATGGTGTGGGTATTCAGAAAGAGCTGGATGAGGCGGAAACTGATTTTAAAAATAAGAAGACCGCTCTTTCCAATGCGTCTGCAGCCTTGAAAGTCTACAACAGTAAAGGTGGCGGTTTAGGAAAACCTCTTATTGTAAGAGCTCCCATTAACGGTGAAATTATTTCCAATACAATCGTAAACGGGCAATACCTGAAAAGTGATGCCGACCCTGTTATTATTATTGCTGAACTTTCCAGGGTATGGATTTCCGGAGATGTAAAGGAAAAAGATATCCGTTTCGTGAATACCGGCGACCATGTTTCTGTAAAAGTAAGCGCCTATCCTGATACAAATATTACCGGAAAAGTATATCATATTAACGAAATGGTAGATGAAAATACCCGGAGTATCAAGGTTCTTATTGAATGTGATAACCCCGGCAGAAAGCTAAAACCAGGAATGTATGCTACCGTTAATTTCTCAACAGCTCCTGAAAAAACAATTATGATCCCTGTAACAGCCTTAATGCAAAGCGACGGCTCACAGTATGTATGGGTAAAAACAGGGAAAAACCAATTTACCAAACGTATGGTAGCCACCGGAGAAACGGATCAGAAAACGACAAGGATTATCTCAGGCTTAAAGACCGGGGAAATCATAATAACTGAAGGAGGGATCTACCTACCGGATGCGAGATAG
- a CDS encoding EamA family transporter: MKNSNIAIPATLLAIICVQGGASIAKQLFPLIGPIGTVTLRIVLSAILLTLINRPKFLQFTAQKWKYCALYGMGLAAMNLIFYMAIQRIPLGLAVTVEFAGPLFLALALSRKLLDVIWALLACAGILLIVPWQSNNVDLTGLGLAFLAGMFWAVYIVMGGKVSKIMDGKDAVTTGMLFASLLIIPFTIWDGAVFNLTPAIFMKGLGVAILSSALPFSLEILALKRLPAKTFSILMSLEPAFAALSGLVFLAEDLSFLQWISIICVIAASIGTTVFGKRVSH, from the coding sequence ATGAAAAATTCAAATATAGCGATACCCGCAACGCTTTTAGCAATTATCTGCGTACAGGGAGGTGCTTCTATAGCTAAACAGCTCTTTCCCCTTATAGGACCTATTGGAACCGTTACTTTAAGGATTGTACTTTCGGCTATTTTGCTTACTTTAATTAATCGTCCGAAATTTTTGCAGTTTACCGCGCAAAAATGGAAATATTGTGCACTGTATGGAATGGGTCTGGCTGCTATGAATCTTATTTTTTATATGGCCATTCAGCGGATTCCATTGGGACTGGCTGTTACAGTGGAATTTGCGGGCCCTTTATTTCTGGCGCTTGCCCTGTCCCGTAAATTGCTGGATGTCATCTGGGCATTACTGGCTTGTGCCGGAATATTGCTGATTGTTCCATGGCAGAGTAATAATGTAGATTTAACAGGTCTTGGACTGGCTTTCCTCGCGGGAATGTTTTGGGCGGTTTATATTGTGATGGGCGGGAAAGTTTCCAAAATTATGGACGGGAAAGATGCTGTCACAACAGGAATGTTATTTGCAAGTTTGTTGATAATACCCTTTACCATATGGGATGGAGCGGTATTCAATCTTACCCCTGCGATCTTTATGAAAGGACTGGGAGTGGCCATTTTATCCAGTGCATTGCCGTTTTCATTGGAAATTTTGGCATTGAAAAGGTTACCTGCAAAGACATTCAGTATTCTGATGAGCTTAGAACCTGCCTTTGCAGCCCTTTCAGGATTGGTATTCCTGGCAGAAGATTTAAGTTTCTTACAATGGATTTCCATTATTTGTGTAATTGCAGCCAGCATAGGAACTACTGTTTTCGGTAAAAGGGTCAGTCATTGA
- a CDS encoding ATP-binding protein, which translates to MKIRTRLTLLFTLITAMLLSIYSVSIYYSSKEAREKSFYSELQNEAIAKADLFFQSSLPEQEMHKLYKNNNRTLNEVQVAIYDSNNRLVYHDDAKVDYVKEDQEMLSEIFQKKKITFFSGKLQVIGIVYHHSGKSYAVTAASYDQYGYEYLTHLLTISVLAFISILVLIYLAGIFLSKKTLSPLSEMVGQIKKITAGRLQWRLKTTKENDELNELAQSFNGMLERLENSFDAQKYFVSNISHELRTPLSAIITELELASEKKQTHEEYQQTIQRVLEDARNMAKLSNSLMDLAKASYDPNEISFSEIRLDEILLESYAKIIKENTGYKVSLNIEDTVEERQLTIQGNEYLLQVAFNNLIDNACKYSPEHTCSIDVKILSGKLHIRFSNRGIIISQEDLEHIFEPFYRSENSKKEKGYGIGLFLTEKIIHLHHAVITVASDDKATVFTVEFSI; encoded by the coding sequence ATGAAAATAAGAACCAGGCTTACGCTGCTTTTTACCCTGATCACTGCAATGCTTTTAAGTATTTACAGTGTATCCATCTATTATTCATCAAAAGAAGCCCGGGAAAAGTCTTTTTACAGCGAGCTGCAAAATGAAGCTATAGCCAAAGCAGATCTTTTTTTTCAAAGCTCACTGCCTGAGCAGGAAATGCATAAATTGTACAAAAATAACAACAGAACCCTGAATGAGGTACAGGTGGCAATCTATGATTCCAACAACCGGCTTGTTTACCATGATGATGCCAAAGTAGATTATGTAAAAGAGGACCAGGAAATGCTTTCCGAAATATTTCAGAAAAAGAAAATTACCTTTTTTTCAGGAAAACTGCAGGTAATCGGGATAGTGTATCATCATTCCGGAAAATCTTATGCAGTAACAGCTGCCTCGTATGACCAATATGGCTATGAATACCTTACCCATCTTCTTACCATCAGCGTCTTGGCTTTCATCAGTATTTTGGTTCTCATTTACCTTGCCGGAATATTCCTCTCCAAGAAAACTCTAAGCCCGTTGAGCGAAATGGTGGGCCAGATTAAAAAAATTACAGCCGGAAGGTTACAATGGAGATTAAAAACAACAAAAGAAAACGATGAGCTCAATGAACTGGCTCAGAGTTTCAATGGCATGCTGGAACGCCTGGAAAATTCTTTTGATGCTCAGAAATATTTCGTTTCTAATATTTCCCATGAACTGCGGACTCCTTTATCAGCCATTATTACAGAGCTGGAACTGGCTTCTGAAAAAAAGCAAACCCACGAAGAATATCAGCAAACCATACAGCGTGTGTTGGAAGATGCCCGGAATATGGCAAAATTATCCAATAGCCTCATGGATCTGGCCAAGGCAAGCTATGATCCCAATGAAATCAGCTTCTCTGAAATACGCCTTGATGAAATCCTTTTGGAGTCTTATGCCAAAATTATCAAAGAAAATACCGGATATAAAGTTTCATTGAATATTGAAGATACTGTAGAGGAACGCCAGCTCACCATACAAGGAAATGAATACCTGCTTCAGGTAGCTTTTAATAATCTTATAGATAACGCATGCAAATATTCCCCCGAACATACCTGCTCAATTGACGTTAAAATACTTTCGGGAAAACTGCACATCAGGTTCAGCAACAGGGGAATCATCATTTCGCAGGAAGATCTGGAACATATTTTTGAACCTTTTTACAGAAGCGAAAATTCAAAAAAAGAAAAAGGATACGGAATCGGGCTTTTTCTCACAGAAAAAATCATTCATCTTCATCACGCCGTTATCACAGTGGCATCGGATGATAAAGCCACGGTTTTTACAGTGGAGTTTAGTATATAG
- a CDS encoding DUF1801 domain-containing protein: MQIQAVSIEDYISRIPEERQESFRKLFDTISNNLPEGFEENTGYGMVGWGVPLKTYPAGYHCTPGSPLPFINLASQKNFIALYHMGLYSTPELLDWFVSEYPKYSRKKLDMGKSCVRFKKVEDIPFELIAELSKKMTVQDWIGVYESQYKK, translated from the coding sequence ATGCAGATTCAGGCGGTTTCTATAGAAGATTATATTTCCAGGATTCCTGAAGAAAGACAGGAATCTTTCAGAAAACTTTTTGATACGATCAGTAATAATTTACCCGAGGGTTTCGAAGAAAACACAGGGTATGGTATGGTAGGCTGGGGTGTTCCCCTGAAAACTTACCCGGCCGGTTATCATTGTACGCCGGGATCACCGTTACCGTTTATTAACCTGGCTTCTCAAAAGAATTTTATAGCGTTGTATCATATGGGGCTTTATTCCACACCGGAACTGTTAGACTGGTTTGTCTCAGAATACCCTAAATATTCCAGGAAAAAGCTGGATATGGGCAAATCCTGCGTCCGTTTCAAAAAAGTGGAAGATATACCTTTTGAGCTAATTGCCGAACTGAGTAAAAAAATGACTGTCCAGGACTGGATCGGTGTTTATGAATCCCAGTATAAGAAATAA
- a CDS encoding response regulator transcription factor — MPHILLVEDDDRLSRLITKGLQESGFEVSMAYDGIAALKLALQKDFDLIITDIILPQKNGLEFCSEIKALKPDLPMIMLTALGTTDDKLEGFDAGADDYMTKPFEMRELTARIKVLLKRFSQQRQQKVSVLTYEGIEMNLEQKLVSRNQVPIQLTPKEFNLLKFMLENSERVLPRSEIAEKVWETHFDTGTNFIDVYINYLRKKIDRDFEDKLIHTKPGMGFILKKNYEQV; from the coding sequence ATGCCACATATTTTATTAGTAGAAGACGACGACAGGCTTTCCAGACTTATTACCAAAGGACTTCAGGAATCCGGATTTGAAGTAAGCATGGCCTATGACGGAATAGCAGCCCTAAAGCTTGCCTTGCAGAAAGATTTCGATCTGATAATAACGGATATTATCCTTCCTCAAAAAAACGGTCTTGAATTTTGCAGTGAAATAAAAGCTTTAAAACCGGATCTTCCGATGATCATGCTTACGGCTCTTGGAACTACGGATGATAAACTGGAAGGGTTTGATGCCGGAGCTGACGATTATATGACCAAGCCTTTTGAAATGCGGGAACTGACCGCCAGAATCAAGGTTCTCCTGAAACGTTTTTCGCAGCAAAGGCAGCAAAAAGTCTCCGTACTCACCTATGAAGGTATTGAGATGAACCTGGAGCAGAAACTGGTGAGCAGGAATCAGGTTCCGATACAATTAACTCCGAAGGAGTTTAACCTCCTTAAATTTATGCTTGAAAATTCCGAAAGGGTGTTACCACGAAGTGAAATTGCCGAAAAGGTATGGGAAACTCATTTTGATACGGGAACCAACTTTATTGATGTATACATTAATTATCTCCGGAAAAAAATTGACAGGGATTTTGAAGATAAACTGATTCACACCAAGCCGGGAATGGGATTTATTTTAAAGAAAAATTACGAACAGGTATAA
- a CDS encoding TolC family protein translates to MKISIYFIIISVAILSMAGTVKAQEKEVLRFEEYLSLVRKQNLGYASQKYNVSIAEASVQSAGMFPDPQWELETTNNGVNKNMGHVYGTSIGWTLELGGKRKARINLAETQWELSKIQLQDFFRNLRADASLAYVEVLKAKALLEVQQDSYQNIVRLAKSDSIRYRLGTISLITSKQSKLEAASLLNEVYQAESAGQQALTYLSVFLSDEKIADRDVSGDFNAFNRDFNLDDLILHALNERADVLAAKQNIQVTKSQINLERANRVIDLGISAGAEHHTEATNEIAPSPTVNAVKLGISIPLKFSNRRNAGLKIAEMVHSRAEVEYQQIEQGIRAEVMQAYQQYRATQKQVKQFHNGMLTEAENILEGITYSYKRGESSILEVLNAQRTYNGIRKDYYQALADNAAALIELERKAGIWDIEL, encoded by the coding sequence ATGAAGATTAGTATTTATTTTATCATCATATCTGTTGCAATATTAAGCATGGCAGGTACAGTAAAGGCACAGGAGAAAGAAGTTCTACGTTTTGAAGAATACCTGAGTCTCGTCAGAAAGCAAAATCTTGGATATGCTTCTCAAAAGTACAATGTAAGCATCGCAGAAGCTTCAGTTCAGTCTGCAGGTATGTTTCCTGATCCTCAATGGGAACTGGAAACTACCAATAACGGGGTAAATAAAAATATGGGACACGTTTACGGAACTTCCATCGGATGGACTCTTGAGTTGGGAGGAAAAAGAAAAGCCAGAATCAACCTGGCTGAAACCCAATGGGAGCTGAGTAAAATACAGTTACAGGATTTTTTCAGAAACCTCCGGGCTGATGCCAGTTTAGCATATGTGGAAGTATTAAAGGCAAAAGCGTTACTTGAGGTACAACAGGATTCATATCAAAATATTGTGCGGCTCGCAAAATCAGACAGCATACGGTATCGTCTGGGAACAATTTCATTGATTACTTCAAAACAAAGTAAATTAGAAGCAGCTTCCCTTCTTAATGAAGTATACCAAGCCGAAAGTGCCGGGCAACAGGCTCTCACCTATCTGTCGGTTTTTCTTAGTGATGAGAAAATAGCAGACAGGGATGTTTCCGGAGATTTTAACGCTTTTAACAGGGATTTTAACCTTGATGATTTAATTCTTCATGCATTGAACGAAAGGGCAGATGTATTGGCAGCCAAACAAAATATACAAGTCACCAAAAGCCAGATTAATCTTGAAAGGGCCAACCGCGTCATAGATCTTGGAATCAGTGCGGGAGCCGAGCACCACACTGAAGCTACCAATGAAATAGCGCCTTCTCCTACCGTAAATGCTGTAAAATTAGGCATTAGTATCCCGTTGAAATTTTCCAACCGGAGAAATGCAGGTCTGAAAATAGCAGAAATGGTCCATTCCCGTGCCGAAGTTGAATATCAGCAGATCGAACAGGGGATACGGGCCGAAGTGATGCAGGCTTATCAGCAATATAGAGCTACCCAAAAGCAGGTAAAACAATTCCACAACGGAATGCTGACGGAAGCAGAAAACATTCTGGAAGGCATTACGTATAGCTATAAAAGAGGGGAAAGCTCCATCCTCGAAGTCCTGAATGCACAGAGAACTTATAACGGAATAAGAAAAGATTACTATCAGGCCCTTGCCGATAATGCAGCAGCTTTAATTGAGCTTGAGCGTAAAGCGGGAATCTGGGATATTGAGCTGTAA